Proteins from a single region of Microbacterium sp. zg-Y818:
- the murF gene encoding UDP-N-acetylmuramoyl-tripeptide--D-alanyl-D-alanine ligase: MIPLTFAEVARATSGELRPAAGAGPETVVAGAVDTDSRLIEPGGIFVAKPGEDTDGHLFVDAALERGAVLAIVEHPVAAAISQIVVADAVAALADLARDVVARVRAGGRLQIVGITGSNGKTTTKNMLARILQDEGYTVAPRASFNNEVGAPLTMLRVTHDTRFLVSEFGASGPGEIARLAGLVEPDIGVVLMVGMAHAGGFGGVEETLRAKSELIHAVRRGGVAALNADDARVATMATIAADRGQSVRWFGRTSAADVRAEDVEVDADGTSCTVVVDGERLPLRLRVLGEHHVMNALAALTAATALGVSARDAIARLETVELAERWRMQPLGSNRVRIINDAYNASPDSMAAALRTLAQIVGPEQRTVAVLGAMSELGEFSGEEHDRIGLLAVRLNIRRIVVVGPEARRLFISVISEGSWDGEAVYFATADEAYDYLREELRDGDRVLVKSSNAAGLRHLGDRLGESFS; this comes from the coding sequence ATGATTCCCTTGACGTTCGCCGAGGTCGCCCGGGCCACATCCGGTGAACTCCGCCCTGCCGCCGGAGCCGGGCCCGAGACCGTCGTGGCCGGTGCGGTCGACACCGATTCCCGCCTCATCGAGCCCGGCGGCATCTTCGTCGCAAAGCCGGGGGAGGACACCGACGGCCACCTGTTCGTCGACGCCGCCCTCGAGCGCGGTGCGGTGCTGGCGATCGTCGAGCACCCCGTCGCCGCAGCGATCAGCCAGATCGTCGTGGCCGATGCCGTCGCCGCGCTGGCGGACCTGGCGCGCGACGTCGTCGCCCGGGTGCGCGCCGGCGGCCGCCTGCAGATCGTCGGGATCACCGGGTCCAACGGCAAGACCACGACCAAGAACATGCTGGCGCGCATCTTGCAGGACGAGGGCTACACGGTCGCGCCGCGCGCCTCGTTCAACAATGAGGTCGGCGCGCCCCTCACGATGCTGCGTGTCACCCACGACACGCGGTTCCTCGTCAGCGAGTTCGGCGCCAGCGGCCCGGGCGAGATCGCCCGGCTCGCCGGATTGGTAGAGCCCGACATCGGCGTCGTGCTCATGGTCGGAATGGCCCACGCCGGCGGTTTCGGCGGGGTGGAAGAGACGCTGCGCGCCAAGTCCGAACTCATCCACGCGGTGCGCCGCGGGGGCGTCGCCGCGCTCAACGCCGACGACGCGCGGGTGGCCACGATGGCGACGATCGCCGCCGACCGCGGACAGAGCGTCCGCTGGTTCGGGCGGACGTCCGCCGCGGACGTGCGCGCCGAAGACGTCGAGGTGGATGCCGACGGCACGTCGTGCACGGTCGTCGTCGACGGCGAGCGACTGCCGCTGCGCCTGCGCGTGCTGGGGGAGCACCACGTGATGAACGCGCTGGCCGCCCTCACCGCCGCCACCGCGCTCGGGGTCAGCGCCCGTGACGCGATCGCACGTCTGGAGACGGTCGAGCTCGCCGAGCGGTGGCGCATGCAGCCGCTGGGCTCGAACCGGGTGCGCATCATCAACGACGCCTACAACGCCAGTCCCGACTCGATGGCCGCCGCGTTGCGGACCCTCGCCCAGATCGTGGGCCCCGAACAGCGCACCGTCGCCGTGCTGGGCGCGATGAGCGAGCTGGGCGAATTCTCGGGAGAGGAGCACGACCGCATCGGCCTGCTGGCGGTGCGCCTGAACATCCGCCGCATCGTGGTGGTGGGTCCCGAGGCCCGACGCCTGTTCATCTCGGTGATCTCGGAGGGCTCGTGGGACGGTGAGGCGGTGTACTTCGCCACCGCCGATGAGGCCTACGACTACCTGCGGGAGGAGCTGCGCGACGGCGACCGGGTGCTGGTGAAATCCTCGAACGCCGCAGGTCTGCGGCATCTGGGTGATCGTCTGGGAGAATCGTTCTCGTGA
- the mraY gene encoding phospho-N-acetylmuramoyl-pentapeptide-transferase yields MRSLLIAATISLSFTLFLTPLFIRLFEKLGWGQVIRTPEDGNNPQHAAKRGTPTMGGIIFILATVLGYLVGTFVGGSPPTASGLLVLWMMVGLGVVGFIDDYLKVRSQRSLGLSGWRKVIGQVLVAVPFGILALNFPNVRDVTPASAHISLFRDIPVLSFMALGAIVGWILYLAWVSFLSVAWSNATNLTDGLDGLATGAGIFTVSAYSLVSFWQFQQRCISTALVPAYADACYLTRDPLDLTIVAAAFVGALVGFLWWNAPKAKIFMGDVGSMAIGGVIVAMSILTRTELLAVLIAGVFVIAPGSVVLQRYYFKATGGKRIFLMSPFHHHLELRGWPEITIVVRMWIIAGILAVTGVALFYVEWLAAQ; encoded by the coding sequence GTGAGATCACTCCTTATCGCCGCGACGATCTCACTGTCGTTCACGCTCTTCCTCACGCCGCTGTTCATCCGGCTGTTCGAGAAGCTGGGCTGGGGGCAGGTCATCCGCACCCCCGAGGACGGCAACAACCCGCAGCACGCCGCCAAGCGCGGCACGCCCACGATGGGTGGGATCATCTTCATCCTGGCGACCGTGCTCGGCTACCTGGTCGGCACGTTCGTCGGTGGGAGCCCGCCCACGGCGTCGGGCCTGCTGGTCCTGTGGATGATGGTGGGTCTCGGGGTCGTCGGGTTCATCGACGACTACCTGAAGGTGCGCAGCCAGCGCAGCCTCGGGCTCTCGGGCTGGCGCAAGGTCATCGGCCAGGTGCTCGTGGCGGTGCCCTTCGGCATCCTCGCCCTCAACTTCCCGAACGTCCGCGACGTGACGCCCGCGTCGGCCCACATCTCGCTGTTCCGCGACATCCCGGTGCTGTCGTTCATGGCGCTGGGCGCGATCGTCGGCTGGATCCTCTATCTCGCGTGGGTGTCCTTCCTCTCGGTCGCCTGGTCCAACGCCACCAACCTCACCGACGGCCTCGACGGCCTGGCCACGGGTGCCGGCATCTTCACGGTGTCGGCCTACAGCCTGGTGTCGTTCTGGCAGTTCCAGCAACGCTGCATCAGCACCGCGCTCGTGCCGGCCTACGCCGATGCCTGCTATCTCACCCGTGACCCGCTGGACCTCACGATCGTCGCGGCTGCCTTCGTCGGCGCCCTCGTCGGATTCCTCTGGTGGAACGCGCCCAAGGCGAAGATCTTCATGGGCGACGTCGGGTCGATGGCCATCGGAGGCGTCATCGTCGCGATGTCGATTCTCACCCGCACCGAGCTGCTCGCGGTGCTCATCGCGGGCGTCTTCGTCATCGCCCCCGGCTCCGTCGTGCTGCAGCGGTACTACTTCAAGGCGACCGGCGGCAAGCGCATCTTCCTCATGAGCCCGTTCCATCACCACCTCGAGCTGCGAGGGTGGCCGGAGATCACCATCGTCGTGCGCATGTGGATCATCGCCGGCATCCTCGCGGTGACCGGTGTCGCGCTCTTCTACGTCGAATGGCTCGCCGCGCAATGA
- the murD gene encoding UDP-N-acetylmuramoyl-L-alanine--D-glutamate ligase — protein sequence MNERLDALTSWNADWRGLRVAVLGLSVTGFSVADTLAELGARVLVVTETAAEEYARLLPVIGAELWTGPLTEVPRELVDFAPDVIVASPGFPPHHAVIRWAQDAGIALWGDIELAWRVRDKVTRQDGRPADWVLITGTNGKTTTTRLAATMMAEAGLRAAPCGNIGVPVLDAVRDPAGFDVLVVELSSHQLWYLGLQSTPQPVSPAASVCLNLADDHLEWHGSFRAYRDAKAIVYANTRIACVYNRADIATREMVEEAEVVEGCRAVGFDLGVPGPSDLGVVDGILVDRAFLAERATTALELTTVADLAAHGLAAPHVVANVLAASALARALDVPPAAIAAALEHFRLDPHRIEVVAVEGGITWVDDSKATNPHAAASSLAAYPGAVWVVGGLLKGVDISDLVAGRGAKSKAAIVIGADRTAVLEAFGRHAPTVPVFEVDDADTEEVMTRVVELAAGIARDGDVVLLAPAAASFDQFASYADRGNSFAAAVRERIERGADDEHDAQPHDTPDDPA from the coding sequence ATGAATGAACGTCTGGACGCACTCACGAGCTGGAACGCCGACTGGCGTGGCCTGCGCGTGGCCGTCCTGGGCCTTTCCGTCACAGGCTTCTCGGTGGCCGACACGCTCGCCGAGCTCGGCGCCCGGGTGCTGGTGGTCACCGAGACCGCCGCCGAGGAGTATGCGCGACTGCTGCCGGTGATCGGCGCCGAGCTGTGGACCGGCCCCTTGACGGAGGTGCCCCGCGAGCTCGTGGACTTCGCGCCCGACGTCATCGTCGCCTCACCCGGCTTCCCGCCGCATCACGCCGTGATCCGCTGGGCGCAGGATGCCGGCATCGCCCTCTGGGGTGACATCGAGCTCGCCTGGCGCGTGCGCGACAAGGTGACCCGGCAGGACGGACGCCCTGCGGACTGGGTGCTCATCACGGGAACCAACGGCAAGACGACCACCACCCGGCTGGCGGCGACCATGATGGCCGAGGCCGGTCTGCGCGCAGCGCCCTGCGGCAACATCGGCGTGCCGGTGCTCGACGCCGTGCGCGATCCGGCCGGTTTCGACGTGCTCGTGGTCGAGCTGTCGAGTCACCAGCTCTGGTATCTCGGGCTGCAGTCGACTCCCCAGCCCGTCTCGCCGGCGGCTTCGGTGTGCCTGAACCTCGCCGACGACCACCTGGAGTGGCACGGCTCGTTCCGGGCGTACCGCGATGCGAAGGCGATCGTGTACGCCAACACCCGCATCGCCTGCGTGTACAACAGGGCAGACATCGCCACCCGCGAGATGGTCGAAGAGGCGGAGGTCGTCGAGGGATGCCGCGCCGTCGGCTTCGACCTCGGGGTGCCGGGACCCAGTGACCTCGGTGTCGTCGACGGCATCCTCGTCGACCGGGCGTTCCTGGCGGAGCGGGCCACCACCGCGCTCGAGCTGACCACGGTCGCCGACCTCGCCGCGCACGGGCTCGCGGCTCCCCACGTCGTGGCGAACGTGCTGGCCGCCAGCGCCCTCGCCCGGGCCCTCGACGTGCCGCCGGCAGCGATCGCCGCGGCGCTGGAGCACTTCCGGCTCGACCCGCACCGCATCGAGGTGGTCGCGGTCGAGGGGGGGATCACCTGGGTCGACGACTCGAAGGCGACGAACCCGCACGCCGCCGCATCTTCACTGGCTGCCTACCCCGGCGCCGTCTGGGTCGTCGGCGGACTGCTGAAGGGCGTCGACATCTCGGACCTCGTGGCGGGGAGGGGCGCGAAGAGCAAGGCGGCCATCGTGATCGGCGCCGATCGGACGGCGGTCCTCGAGGCGTTCGGGCGACACGCGCCGACAGTGCCGGTATTCGAGGTCGACGACGCCGACACTGAAGAGGTCATGACGCGGGTCGTCGAACTGGCGGCGGGGATCGCCCGTGACGGGGACGTGGTTCTGCTCGCCCCCGCCGCAGCATCCTTCGACCAGTTCGCGTCCTACGCCGACCGCGGCAACAGCTTCGCCGCGGCGGTGCGCGAACGGATCGAAAGGGGGGCCGATGACGAGCACGACGCACAACCGCACGACACCCCCGACGACCCCGCCTGA
- the ftsW gene encoding putative lipid II flippase FtsW, translated as MTSTTHNRTTPPTTPPDGASRGPVAARISLGKVFAPVPSEFVLISSAALLLTSFGLVMVLSATSAVSTAAGLGPFDTLIKQSVFAAIGIPLMFVMSRFPVAFWKKIAWPALIAATFLQLLVFVPGIGIENDGNRNWISIAGQQAQPSEFLKLTLALWLGLVLFRKRSLLTKWQHVFIPVVPVGGLVIATVMAGGDLGTTMILVLILLGALFFSGVKLRLFIIPLILAAVTVAVLAIRSPNRMARIMSFLNPNCIEDYLDGCYQAMHGVWGLAAGGVFGLGLGNSREKYAWLPAAAHDYIFAIVGEELGLIGCIVALGLFALFAVGAFHVVRKTDDPFVRIAAGAITVWIVGQALINMGVVLRVVPVLGVPLPFMSQGGTALLSVLMACGVLLSFARTLPVKNLGVAAR; from the coding sequence ATGACGAGCACGACGCACAACCGCACGACACCCCCGACGACCCCGCCTGACGGCGCGTCGCGCGGGCCCGTGGCCGCGCGGATCTCGCTCGGCAAGGTCTTCGCGCCGGTGCCGAGCGAGTTCGTGCTGATCTCGTCAGCGGCTCTCCTGCTGACCTCCTTCGGGCTCGTGATGGTGCTGTCGGCCACGTCGGCCGTCTCCACGGCGGCGGGTCTTGGCCCCTTCGACACGCTCATCAAGCAGTCGGTGTTCGCGGCGATCGGCATTCCGCTGATGTTCGTCATGAGCCGGTTCCCAGTGGCGTTCTGGAAGAAGATCGCCTGGCCTGCCCTCATCGCAGCGACGTTCCTGCAGCTGCTCGTCTTCGTGCCAGGTATCGGCATCGAGAACGACGGCAACCGCAACTGGATCTCCATCGCCGGCCAGCAGGCCCAGCCCTCGGAGTTCCTCAAGCTCACCCTCGCGCTCTGGCTCGGGCTGGTGCTCTTCCGCAAGCGTTCGCTGCTGACCAAATGGCAGCACGTCTTCATCCCGGTGGTGCCCGTCGGCGGCCTCGTCATCGCGACCGTCATGGCCGGCGGCGACCTCGGCACGACCATGATCCTGGTGCTGATCCTGCTGGGCGCGCTGTTCTTCTCGGGTGTGAAGCTGCGGCTGTTCATCATCCCGCTGATCCTCGCCGCCGTCACCGTCGCCGTCCTCGCCATCCGCAGCCCCAACCGCATGGCGCGCATCATGAGCTTCCTCAACCCGAACTGCATCGAGGACTACCTCGATGGCTGCTACCAGGCGATGCACGGGGTGTGGGGGCTCGCCGCCGGCGGTGTCTTCGGGCTGGGCTTGGGCAACTCGCGCGAGAAGTACGCCTGGCTTCCTGCCGCCGCGCACGACTACATCTTCGCCATCGTGGGCGAGGAGCTCGGGCTCATCGGATGCATCGTGGCGCTGGGGCTGTTCGCGCTGTTCGCCGTCGGCGCCTTCCATGTGGTGCGCAAGACCGACGACCCGTTCGTGCGCATCGCTGCCGGCGCCATCACAGTGTGGATCGTCGGTCAGGCCCTCATCAACATGGGCGTGGTGCTGCGTGTGGTGCCCGTGCTGGGCGTGCCCCTGCCCTTCATGTCCCAGGGCGGCACGGCGCTGCTGTCGGTGCTCATGGCCTGCGGTGTCCTGCTGTCGTTCGCCCGCACCCTGCCTGTGAAGAACCTCGGCGTCGCCGCGCGCTGA
- the murG gene encoding undecaprenyldiphospho-muramoylpentapeptide beta-N-acetylglucosaminyltransferase: protein MTTYLLAGGGTAGHVNPLLAVADGLRDRSPHDTVLVLGTREGLETRLVPARGYELLFVDKVPFPRRPNGAAVAFPPRFLRAIAQVRAHIRAHRVDVVVGFGGYASAPAYVAASRERVPFVVHEANARPGLANVLGARRAAGVGVAFAGTPMKRSRVVGMPLRREIADLDREALRAEAAAHFGLDPNLPTLLVFGGSLGARRLNEAFAGAWKDVRDAGWQLLQAAGEKNELQDPGAPGYALLPYIDRMDLAFAIADVVVARAGAATVSEISALGIPAVYVPYAVGNGEQALNAASAVRAGAARLIPDGEFTAGRVRDEIVPLLQDDHALRAMREAAASVGSRTGTEDVIAMIDAALAR, encoded by the coding sequence GTGACGACGTACCTTCTCGCCGGCGGCGGAACCGCCGGGCATGTGAACCCCCTGCTGGCCGTCGCTGACGGGCTGCGCGACCGCAGCCCTCACGACACCGTGCTGGTGCTGGGAACCCGGGAAGGGCTCGAAACCCGGCTTGTGCCCGCGCGGGGCTACGAACTGCTGTTCGTCGACAAGGTGCCCTTCCCGCGTCGCCCGAACGGCGCGGCGGTGGCCTTTCCGCCTCGCTTCCTGCGGGCGATCGCCCAGGTGCGCGCGCACATCCGCGCCCACCGGGTGGACGTCGTCGTCGGTTTCGGCGGGTACGCCTCGGCTCCGGCCTACGTCGCGGCGTCGCGCGAGCGGGTCCCCTTCGTCGTGCACGAGGCCAACGCGCGGCCGGGGCTCGCGAACGTGCTCGGCGCGCGCCGAGCGGCAGGGGTCGGCGTCGCCTTCGCAGGCACGCCGATGAAGCGCTCGCGCGTGGTGGGGATGCCGCTGCGGCGCGAGATCGCGGACCTCGACCGCGAGGCGCTGCGCGCCGAAGCTGCCGCCCACTTCGGGCTGGACCCGAACCTGCCCACGCTCCTCGTCTTCGGCGGTTCGCTGGGCGCCCGGCGTCTGAACGAAGCCTTCGCCGGCGCCTGGAAGGACGTGCGGGATGCCGGATGGCAGCTGCTGCAGGCGGCAGGGGAGAAGAACGAGCTGCAGGACCCCGGCGCCCCCGGCTACGCGCTGCTGCCCTACATCGACCGCATGGACCTCGCGTTCGCGATCGCCGATGTCGTCGTCGCGCGCGCGGGTGCGGCGACGGTGAGTGAGATCAGCGCCCTCGGCATCCCGGCCGTCTACGTGCCGTACGCCGTCGGCAACGGCGAACAGGCCCTCAACGCCGCGTCGGCCGTGCGTGCGGGAGCGGCGCGGCTCATCCCCGACGGGGAGTTCACCGCCGGGCGGGTGCGCGACGAGATCGTGCCGCTGCTGCAGGATGACCACGCGCTGCGGGCCATGCGGGAGGCGGCGGCATCCGTCGGCAGCCGCACCGGCACCGAGGACGTCATCGCCATGATCGACGCCGCGCTCGCTCGCTGA
- the murC gene encoding UDP-N-acetylmuramate--L-alanine ligase has translation MIRPDLSLPIPDDITAAHFIGIGGSGMSGLAGMFLDRGIRVSGSDRADSPALRALAARGATVHVGHDAANLGDDVDTVVHTGAIWPENPEFVLAKQRGLHVIHRSQALHWLIGSRRLVSVAGAHGKTTSTGMIVTALQRLDADPTFVNGGVIADLGVSSGTGADELFVIEADESDGTFLLYDTSVALITNVDPDHLDHWATRDAFYEGFARFGDEAREAVVISSDDPGAQRVRARLAHPNVITFGEHPQADVRVTGIVAEGPVAFTITHDGVSVEGRLTVPGAHNAINAAGAVAVLLTLGYGLEQSLRAVEVFGGTQRRFELHGAERGVSVYDDYAHHPTEVAAALAGARTVVGDGRIIALHQPHTYSRTQEMYREFAEVLESHADQTVVLDVYGAREDPVPGVTGELVSGAFSDPSRVHFVADWQQAADYAASIAREGDFIVTLGCGNVNLIIPQVLDSLAATPSPAAE, from the coding sequence ATGATCCGACCCGACCTGAGCCTTCCCATCCCCGACGACATCACCGCCGCGCACTTCATCGGCATCGGCGGCTCCGGCATGTCCGGACTCGCGGGGATGTTCCTCGACCGCGGCATCCGCGTCTCGGGTTCCGACCGTGCCGACAGCCCGGCGCTTCGGGCCCTGGCGGCGCGCGGCGCCACCGTGCACGTCGGTCACGACGCCGCCAACCTCGGCGACGACGTCGACACGGTCGTGCACACCGGTGCGATCTGGCCTGAGAACCCCGAGTTCGTGCTCGCGAAGCAGCGCGGACTGCACGTCATCCACCGCTCGCAGGCGCTGCACTGGCTGATCGGCTCGCGCCGGCTCGTCTCGGTCGCCGGCGCCCACGGCAAGACGACGTCGACCGGCATGATCGTCACGGCGCTGCAGCGGCTGGATGCCGACCCGACGTTCGTCAACGGCGGTGTGATCGCCGATCTCGGCGTCTCGAGCGGCACGGGTGCCGACGAGCTGTTCGTGATCGAGGCCGACGAGTCTGACGGCACGTTCCTGCTCTACGACACGTCGGTCGCCCTCATCACCAACGTCGACCCCGACCACCTCGACCACTGGGCGACCCGCGACGCGTTCTACGAAGGGTTCGCCCGCTTCGGCGACGAGGCGCGCGAGGCGGTCGTGATCTCGTCCGACGACCCTGGCGCGCAGCGCGTGCGGGCCAGGCTGGCGCACCCGAACGTCATCACGTTCGGTGAGCACCCGCAGGCGGATGTCCGGGTCACCGGCATCGTCGCCGAAGGGCCCGTCGCCTTCACGATCACCCACGACGGCGTCTCGGTCGAGGGGCGACTGACGGTCCCCGGCGCCCACAACGCGATCAACGCCGCGGGTGCCGTGGCGGTGCTGCTCACCCTCGGCTACGGGCTCGAGCAGTCGCTGCGCGCGGTCGAGGTCTTCGGCGGAACGCAGCGCCGGTTCGAGCTGCACGGAGCAGAGCGCGGCGTGAGCGTCTACGACGACTACGCCCACCACCCCACCGAGGTCGCCGCCGCCCTCGCCGGCGCGCGCACGGTCGTCGGCGACGGTCGGATCATCGCCCTCCACCAGCCGCACACGTACTCCCGCACGCAGGAGATGTACCGGGAGTTCGCGGAGGTGCTCGAGTCCCACGCCGACCAGACGGTCGTGCTCGACGTCTACGGCGCACGGGAGGACCCGGTCCCCGGGGTCACCGGCGAGCTCGTCAGCGGCGCCTTCAGCGACCCGTCGCGCGTGCATTTCGTCGCGGACTGGCAGCAGGCGGCGGACTACGCCGCGTCGATCGCGCGAGAGGGCGACTTCATCGTCACGCTCGGCTGCGGCAACGTGAACCTCATCATCCCGCAGGTGCTCGACTCGCTCGCGGCGACGCCGTCCCCGGCGGCGGAGTAG
- a CDS encoding FtsQ-type POTRA domain-containing protein — MRRPSPIPPPSEARPEEGGTDAATRAVDPPRTVGPPRRPQPAEASSEVPEAVDRGSAGDAPPDEAETMPLAPVIPFHLREDPPNAVTSADAGPLTRPAPPAVDAASGAESARPPAEPAGDEVRWGDVMRAARARRRALRAEVRRFTARQRRRQMAWIGVAAAVLLLVLGTLGAAYSPLFAVQTITVEGADRLDAGAVEEALSGQVGTPMPLVDDSEVKAVLVGFPLVETYSLEARPPHELVVRIVERTPIGVLSSPAGYTLVDAAGVGLSTTSTPPVGEPLLEVAGGAQSDAFEAVGHVVRSLPAGIRMQVTQVAASTPNDVTLTLGATGTEIVWGGADQSAMKALALETIMRSRPPETVAAYDVSSPDAIVLR, encoded by the coding sequence ATGCGCCGGCCGAGCCCCATCCCGCCGCCGTCGGAGGCGCGCCCCGAAGAAGGCGGGACGGATGCCGCGACGCGCGCCGTCGACCCGCCCCGCACCGTGGGGCCGCCGCGACGGCCGCAGCCCGCCGAGGCGAGCTCCGAGGTTCCCGAGGCCGTCGATCGCGGCTCCGCCGGTGACGCCCCGCCCGACGAGGCCGAGACGATGCCGCTCGCGCCGGTGATCCCGTTCCACCTTCGCGAAGACCCGCCGAACGCGGTCACGTCGGCGGACGCCGGCCCGCTGACTCGACCTGCGCCCCCTGCCGTGGATGCCGCGAGCGGCGCTGAGTCCGCCCGCCCGCCGGCCGAGCCTGCAGGCGACGAGGTGCGGTGGGGCGATGTGATGCGCGCCGCCCGCGCCCGCAGGAGGGCGCTGCGCGCAGAGGTGCGCCGCTTCACGGCACGCCAGCGTCGCCGGCAGATGGCGTGGATCGGTGTCGCCGCGGCCGTGCTGCTGCTCGTGCTGGGCACACTCGGTGCCGCGTACAGCCCGCTGTTCGCCGTGCAGACGATCACCGTCGAAGGCGCCGATCGACTCGATGCCGGCGCCGTCGAGGAGGCGCTGTCCGGCCAGGTCGGAACGCCGATGCCGCTCGTGGACGACAGTGAGGTCAAGGCCGTGCTGGTGGGCTTCCCCCTCGTCGAGACCTACTCGCTGGAAGCGCGTCCGCCGCACGAGCTCGTCGTGCGCATCGTGGAGCGCACCCCGATCGGCGTGCTGTCGTCGCCGGCGGGGTACACCCTCGTCGACGCGGCGGGCGTGGGACTGTCGACGACGAGCACGCCGCCGGTGGGGGAGCCGCTGCTCGAGGTCGCCGGTGGTGCGCAATCGGACGCCTTCGAGGCCGTGGGTCATGTCGTGCGGTCGCTGCCCGCCGGCATCCGCATGCAGGTGACGCAGGTCGCGGCCTCGACGCCGAACGACGTCACGCTCACCCTCGGGGCGACCGGCACCGAGATCGTGTGGGGAGGCGCCGACCAGTCGGCCATGAAGGCGCTTGCGCTCGAGACCATCATGCGGTCGCGGCCGCCCGAGACGGTGGCCGCCTACGACGTGTCCTCGCCCGACGCCATCGTGCTGCGCTGA
- the ftsZ gene encoding cell division protein FtsZ, producing the protein MSQNQNYLAVIKVVGVGGGGVNAVNRMIDLGLRGVEFIAVNTDAQALLMSDADVKLDVGRELTRGLGAGADPEVGRRAAEDHAEEIEEALTGADMVFVTAGEGGGTGTGGAPVVARIAKSIGALTIGVVTKPFSFEGRRRQSQAELGVSKLKEEVDTLIVVPNDRLLEISDRGISMIEAFATADQVLLAGVQGITDLITTPGLINLDFADVKSVMQGAGSALMGIGSARGADRAIKAAELAVESPLLEASIEGAHGVLLSIQGGSNLGIFEINDAAQLVKEAAHPEANIIFGTVIDDTLGDEVRVTVIAAGFDGGEPALRLDPVTQRATSAPVLPTVPAAEAAREVPAQAETPREREREREHVTVSAPASTDSYESAFGDDDLDIPDFLK; encoded by the coding sequence ATGAGCCAGAACCAGAACTACCTCGCGGTTATCAAGGTCGTGGGTGTGGGAGGCGGCGGCGTGAACGCCGTCAACCGCATGATCGATCTCGGCCTGCGGGGCGTGGAGTTCATTGCGGTGAACACCGACGCTCAGGCGCTGCTGATGAGCGACGCCGACGTCAAGCTGGATGTCGGGCGCGAGCTCACCCGAGGACTCGGCGCAGGTGCCGATCCCGAGGTCGGCCGTCGCGCCGCTGAGGACCACGCGGAGGAGATCGAAGAGGCGCTCACCGGCGCCGACATGGTCTTCGTGACCGCGGGCGAGGGTGGCGGCACGGGCACGGGCGGCGCTCCGGTCGTGGCGCGCATCGCGAAGTCGATCGGCGCGCTGACCATCGGTGTCGTGACCAAGCCGTTCTCCTTCGAGGGCCGCCGTCGCCAGAGCCAGGCAGAGCTGGGCGTGTCGAAGCTGAAGGAAGAGGTCGACACCCTCATCGTGGTGCCGAACGACCGTCTGCTGGAGATCAGCGACCGCGGCATTTCGATGATCGAGGCCTTCGCCACCGCCGACCAGGTGCTGCTCGCCGGTGTGCAGGGCATCACCGACCTCATCACGACGCCGGGCCTCATCAACCTCGACTTCGCCGACGTCAAGTCGGTCATGCAGGGGGCGGGATCCGCCCTCATGGGCATCGGCTCCGCACGCGGCGCCGACCGTGCCATCAAGGCCGCCGAGCTCGCGGTCGAGTCCCCGCTGCTGGAGGCGTCGATCGAAGGCGCCCACGGCGTGCTGCTGTCGATCCAGGGCGGCTCGAACCTCGGCATCTTCGAGATCAACGACGCCGCTCAGCTCGTCAAGGAAGCGGCCCACCCCGAGGCGAACATCATCTTCGGAACGGTGATCGACGACACCCTCGGCGACGAGGTGCGCGTGACGGTCATCGCGGCCGGCTTCGACGGCGGCGAACCCGCTCTGCGGCTGGACCCGGTGACCCAGCGGGCCACGTCCGCTCCCGTGCTGCCGACGGTTCCGGCCGCGGAAGCCGCCCGCGAGGTGCCTGCTCAGGCCGAGACCCCGCGGGAGCGGGAGCGCGAGCGCGAGCATGTGACCGTCAGTGCGCCGGCTTCGACCGACTCTTACGAGTCGGCATTCGGGGACGACGACCTGGACATCCCCGACTTCCTGAAGTAA